Proteins encoded by one window of Chaetodon trifascialis isolate fChaTrf1 chromosome 15, fChaTrf1.hap1, whole genome shotgun sequence:
- the farsa gene encoding phenylalanine--tRNA ligase alpha subunit, translating into MADTGVVETLLRRIEKVDDGVDSVEVANSLGLDHQVIVGAVKSLQALGDIISAELRSSKHWELTEEGTEIAEQGSHEARVFGSIPLEGLAQSELMKLSFGKIGFSKAMSNKWIRVDKTQEGGPRIFRTVESIEDQVREKLLLVKKGNMTQLEEKEKNELKKRKLLSEVTVKSYWITKGNSFSTTVTKQETELTPEMIANGSWKQKKFKPYNFEALGVAPDCGHLHPLMKVRTQFRQIFLEMGFTEMPTNNFIESSFWNFDSLFQPQQHPARDQHDTFFLSDPALAHEFPQDYLERVKRVHSEGGFGSQGYKYDWKIEEAQKNILRTHTTAVSARMLYKLAQQEKFTPVKYFSIDRVFRNETLDATHLAEFHQIEGVVADYGLTLGDLMGVLHQFFTKLGITKLRFKPAYNPYTEPSMEVFSYHEGLKKWVEVGNSGVFRPEMLLPMGLPEDVSVIAWGLSLERPTMIKYGINNIRELVGHKVNLQMVYDSPICRLES; encoded by the exons ATAATCTCAGCCGAGCTGCGCTCCTCCAAACACTGGGAGCTGACGGAGGAGGGCACGGAGATAGCCGAGCAGGGCAGCCACGAAGCCCGGGTCTTCGGCTCCATCCCGCTGGAGGGTCTGGCTCAGAGTGAGCTCATG AAACTGTCCTTTGGGAAGATCGGCTTTAGCAAGGCCATGTCCAACAAGTGGATCAGAGTGGACAAGACACAAGAGGGCGGCCCCCGGATATTCAGAACC GTGGAGAGCATAGAGGACCAGGTCAGAGAGAAGCTGCTACTGGTGAAGAAAGGCAACATgactcagctggaggagaaagaaaagaatgagctgaagaagagaaaactgCTCTCTGAAGT GACAGTAAAGTCATACTGGATCACTAAGGGCAACTCCTTCAGCACCACCGTCACCAAACAGGAGACGGAGCTCACCCCTGAGATGATTGCTAA tggCAGCTGGAAACAGAAGAAATTTAAGCCCTACAACTTTGAGGCTCTGGGCGTGGCCCCTGACTGTGGCCACCTGCACCCGCTGATGAAAGTGCGAACCCAGTTCAGGCAGATCTTCCTGGAGATGGG CTTCACAGAGATGCCGACCAACAACTTCATAGAGAGCTCTTTCTGGAACTTTGACTCCCTGTTCCAGCCCCAGCAGCACCCGGCCAGAGACCAGCACGACACCTTCTTCCTGTCTG ACCCGGCACTGGCTCATGAGTTCCCTCAGGACTACCTGGAGAGGGTGAAGAGGGTCCACTCAGAGGGAGGCTTTGGTTCACAGGG GTACAAGTATGACTGGAAGATAGAGGAGGCTCAGAAGAACATCCTCCGCACGCACACTACAGCAGTCAGCGCACGCATGCTGTATAAGCTTGCACAGCAG GAGAAGTTCACCCCCGTCAAGTATTTCTCCATCGACCGGGTGTTCAGGAACGAGACCTTGGATGCCACCCACCTGGCCGAGTTTCACCAGATCGAGGGCGTGGTGGCCGACTACGGACTCACGCTGGGAGACCTCATGGGCGTCCTGCACCAGTTCTTCACCAAACTAG GAATTACCAAACTCCGCTTCAAGCCTGCCTACAACCCATACACGGAGCCCAGCATGGAAGTGTTCAGCTACCACGAAG GACTGAAAAAGTGGGTGGAAGTGGGGAACTCTGGGGTCTTCAGACCAGAGATGCTGCTGCCCATGGGTCTGCCTGAGGACGTGTCAGTAATCGCCTGGGGGCTGTCTCTGGAAAG GCCCACCATGATTAAATACGGCATCAACAACATCCGAGAACTGGTGGGACACAAGGTGAACCTACAGATGGTCTACGACAGCCCGATCTGTCGACTGGAGTCCTGA